One Trichomycterus rosablanca isolate fTriRos1 chromosome 23, fTriRos1.hap1, whole genome shotgun sequence genomic window carries:
- the sv2a gene encoding synaptic vesicle glycoprotein 2A, with the protein MDEGYRDRSAIFKGAKDIAKEVKRQAGKKVGRHVDRVSDEYTKRSYTRFEEDDDDDYPVQAQDGSYYRSNSRANDDDEGAHSDSTEGHDEDDEIYEGEYQGIPRQDSSVEKADGQAASRMQHRTDLAQYEGERRKDQEELAQQYETILQECGHGRFQWTLYFVLGLALMADGVEIFVVGFVLPSAEKDMCLSEPNKGMLGLIVYLGMMVGAFVWGGLADRIGRRQTLLISLSINSVFAFFSSFVQGYSSFLLCRLLSGVGIGGSIPIVFSYYSEFLAQEKRGEHLSWLCMFWMIGGIYASAMAWAIIPHYGWSFQMGSAYQFHSWRVFVLVCAFPAVAAIAALNTMPESPRFYLENGKHDEAWMILKQVHDTNMRAKGYPERVFSVTTIKTVKQMDELVDMGDDTTAWHQRWKLKLMSLFNQVWSNFLTIFNPEYRRVTYMMMAVWFTMSFSYYGLTVWFPDMIKYLQKQEYNARTKVFIKEKIEHVTFNFTLENQIHRQGEYFNNKFLSLKMKSMVFEDSLFEECYFEDITSTNTFFKNCTFISTLFYNTDLFKYRLVNSRLINSTFLHNKEGCLLDTSDDNNAYMIYFVSFLGTLAVLPGNIVSALLMDKIGRLRMLAGSSVISCVSCFFLSFGNSESAMIALLCLFGGISIASWNALDVLTVELYPSDKRTTAFGFLNALCKLAAVLGISIFQSFVGITKAVPILFASGALAAGSFLALKLPETRGQVLQ; encoded by the exons ATGGATGAGGGCTATAGAGACCGATCTGCTATATTCAAGGGAGCCAAGGACATTGCCAAGGAGGTTAAGCGGCAGGCGGGCAAGAAAGTGGGCCGTCACGTGGATCGCGTGTCGGATGAATACACCAAGCGCTCATACACACGCTTtgaggaggatgatgatgatgattatccCGTTCAGGCCCAAGATGGAAGCTACTACCGCAGCAACAGCCGTGCCAATGACGATGATGAGGGTGCACACAGCGACTCCACAGAAGGACACGATGAAGATGACGAGATCTATGAGGGCGAGTACCAGGGAATCCCGCGCCAGGATTCATCTGTAGAGAAGGCAGATGGTCAGGCAGCCAGCCGCATGCAGCACCGCACGGATCTCGCTCAGTATGAAGGCGAGAGACGTAAGGATCAGGAGGAGCTGGCGCAGCAGTACGAGACCATCCTGCAAGAGTGCGGCCACGGACGCTTCCAGTGGACGCTCTACTTTGTTCTGGGGCTGGCGCTTATGGCTGACGGTGTGGAGATCTTCGTGGTCGGCTTTGTACTGCCCAGCGCCGAGAAAGACATGTGCCTGTCTGAGCCTAACAAAGGAATGCTGG GTCTGATTGTTTACCTGGGCATGATGGTGGGTGCCTTCGTGTGGGGAGGTCTGGCTGATCGGATCGGTCGTAGACAGACTCTGCTCATCTCTCTCTCCATAAACAGTGTCTTTGCTTTCTTCTCCTCCTTCGTGCAAGGATACAGTTCCTTCCTGCTCTGCCGTCTGCTATCTGGTGTTGG GATTGGTGGCTCTATTCCCATAGTCTTCTCATACTACTCAGAGTTCTTGGCTCAGGAGAAACGTGGTGAACATTTGAGCTGGCTCTGCATGTTCTGGATGATCGGGGGAATATACGCTTCTGCTATGGCCTGGGCCATCATTCCTCACTATG GTTGGAGCTTCCAGATGGGCTCAGCCTACCAGTTCCACAGCTGGAGagtgtttgtgctggtgtgtgcaTTCCCGGCGGTGGCTGCCATTGCTGCTCTTAACACCATGCCTGAGAGCCCACGCTTCTACCTGGAG aatgggaAACATGATGAAGCTTGGATGATCCTGAAACAAGTCCATGACACTAACATGAGGGCTAAGGGTTACCCTGAGAGGGTCTTCTCT GTGACCACCATTAAGACAGTGAAGCAGATGGATGAGTTGGTGGATATGGGAGATGACACTACAGCTTGGCACCAGCGCTGGAAGCTCAAGCTCATGAGTCTCTTTAATCAG GTGTGGAGTAACTTCCTTACCATTTTTAATCCTGAATATCGTCGCGTCACCTACATGATGATGGCTGTTTGGTTCACCATGTCATTCAG CTATTATGGACTGACCGTGTGGTTCCCTGACATGATTAAGTACCTGCAGAAGCAGGAGTACAACGCACGCACCAAAGTCTTCATCAAGGAGAAAATAGAGCATGTGACCTTCAACTTTACCCTGGAGAACCAGATCCACCGGCAGGGAGAATACTTCAACAACAA GTTTCTGAGTCTGAAGATGAAATCCATGGTGTTTGAAGACTCTCTGTTTGAAGAGTGCTATTTTGAGGATATCACCTCTACCAACACCTTCTTCAAGAACTGCACGTTTATCTCCACCCTCTTCTATAACACAG ATTTGTTTAAGTACCGGCTGGTCAACAGCCGTCTCATCAACAGCACCTTCCTGCATAACAAGGAGGGCTGCCTGCTGGACACCAGCGACGACAACAACGCCTACATGATCTACTTTGTTAGTTTCCTGGGCACGCTGGCAGTCCTTCCTGGCAACATTGTCTCTGCTTTGCTTATGGACAAGATCGGACGCTTGAGGATGCTGG CCGGGTCCAGCGTGATCTCCTGTGTCAGCTGTTTCTTCCTGTCGTTTGGGAACAGCGAGTCAGCCATGATCGCTCTGCTCTGTCTGTTTGGGGGCATCAGCATTGCATCCTGGAATGCCCTGGACGTACTTACGGTAGAACTGTACCCGTCTGATAAGAG AACTACAGCCTTTGGGTTCCTGAATGCTCTGTGTAAGCTTGCTGCGGTGCTGGGCATCAGCATCTTCCAGTCCTTTGTGGGCATCACCAAAGCTGTGCCCATATTGTTTGCTTCGGGTGCACTGGCGGCTGGCAGCTTCCTGGCGCTAAAGCTCCCAGAGACAAGGGGTCAGGTGCTTCAGTAG
- the bola1 gene encoding bolA-like protein 1, translating into MLAYARHVLRPCSFALALSKRSAHLMAADADRPIEASIRSKLTQAFEPEYLEVLNESHMHAVPPGSESHFRVLVVSSRFDGQSLLQRHRLVNEALSHELSTSVHALAIQAKTPQQWSSNPTLAKSPPCLGGSKHDSTMAEKLKAGID; encoded by the coding sequence ATGCTGGCTTATGCTCGCCACGTTCTCCGTCCCTGTTCCTTCGCACTTGCTTTATCCAAACGTTCTGCCCATTTAATGGCAGCTGATGCTGACCGGCCTATCGAGGCCTCCATCCGCTCTAAACTCACTCAGGCTTTTGAACCCGAGTACCTGGAGGTGCTGAACGAGAGCCACATGCATGCTGTGCCGCCGGGCTCAGAGTCTCATTTCAGGGTGCTGGTGGTAAGCTCTCGTTTTGATGGTCAGTCCCTGTTGCAACGCCACCGCCTGGTCAATGAGGCCTTGAGCCATGAACTAAGTACCAGTGTTCATGCCCTTGCCATCCAGGCCAAGACGCCACAGCAGTGGAGCAGCAACCCCACACTGGCCAAGAGCCCGCCGTGCCTAGGAGGCTCAAAACATGACAGCACCATGGCTGAAAAGCTCAAAGCTGGGATCGACTGA